In one window of Ovis aries strain OAR_USU_Benz2616 breed Rambouillet chromosome 5, ARS-UI_Ramb_v3.0, whole genome shotgun sequence DNA:
- the IL12RB1 gene encoding interleukin-12 receptor subunit beta-1 precursor translates to MGQWGFRLVAFLLLLCHRQGAEACGTVGCCFQNPPYPDADSGSASGPRALSCYRLSSSAGYECSWEYEGPAAGVIHFLRCCLQSGRCCFFATGSATKLQFSDQDGISVLHNVTLWVESRAANRTEKSPNVTLNLYSSVKYDPPPGNIKVSKSAGKLRMEWETPARQDGAEVQFRHRTPGSPWKLGDCGRQDDAGFESCLCPLEMDMAQEFQLRRRLGPGVPGGPWSSWSSPVCIPPETPPQAEVRFSAEQLCPDGRRQVALHEQLPQLELPEGCLGPDPGMEVTYKIHLHMLSCPCKTRAKKTLRLKRKLVLSSAAYDLTIVSQNRFGLGPNQTWRIPACIHSEPGLLNISAGANGTTMHWPARAQGMRYCIEWQLQGQEENLAACIVTAPQDADAAGMATHSWSQESGALAQKACYHIAIFASAHPEKLTSWSTVLSTYHFGGNASAAGSPQHVSVRKLSQDSVSVDWTPSLLSTCPGVLKEYVVYFQEEDSNQASELHVKPTETQVTLQGLRAGTAYKVQVRADTAKWRGAWSQPLHFTIEVQVSELSDLSIFLASLGSFVSILLLGIFGYLSLNRAVRHLCPPLPTPGASTAIKFSGSQGKQVWQWTSPADFPEEVSPHEALMVNISWEKGEGADMGTLGTLKEKMELPLRAPKPAPDTELPLKDRKQMQGCPEAGALRPGWQDGLVEDSLAQVARPPLLLLGGLRQAPRFGSQGEAGTAASSYRED, encoded by the exons ATGGGACAATGGGGGTTCAGGCTGGttgccttccttctcctcttgtgCCACAGACAGGGCG CTGAAGCCTGCGGTACCGTCGGATGCTGTTTTCAGAACCCACCATACCCAGATGCAGACTCAG GCTCAGCTTCAGGCCCCCGGGCCCTGAGCTGCTACCGGCTGTCCAGCAGCGCTGGTTATGAATGTTCCTGGGAGTATGAGGGCCCTGCAGCTGGAGTCATCCACTTCCTCAGATGCTG CCTCCAGTCTGGCCGCTGCTGCTTCTTTGCCACAGGCTCAGCCACCAAGCTGCAGTTCTCCGACCAGGATGGCATATCCGTGCTCCACAATGTCACTCTCTGGGTGGAATCCCGGGCCGCCAACCGGACAGAGAAGTCCCCCAATGTTACTCTGAACCTCTACAGCTCGG TTAAATACGACCCTCCCCCAGGAAACATCAAGGTGTCCAAGTCAGCAGGGAAGCTGCGTATGGAGTGGGAGACCCCAGCCCGCCAGGATGGTGCCGAGGTACAGTTCCGGCACCGCACACCTGGCAGCCCGTGGAAGCTG GGTGACTGTGGACGTCAGGATGATGCTGGCTTCG AGTCATGCCTCTGCCCCTTGGAGATGGACATGGCCCAGGAATTCCAGCTGCGGCGGCGTCTGGGGCCAGGGGTCCCCGGAGGTCCCTGGAGCAGCTGGAGCAGCCCTGTGTGCATCCCCCCTG AAACCCCTCCACAGGCTGAGGTGAGGTTCTCAGCAGAGCAGCTTTGCCCAGATGGGAGGAGGCAGGTGGCCTTACATGAGCAG CTGCCCCAACTGGAGCTTCCAGAAGGCTGCCTTGGGCCTGACCCTGGCATGGAGGTGACCTACAAGATCCATCTCCACATGCTGTCCTGCCCATGTAAGACCAGGGCCAAGAAGACTCTGCGCCTGAAGAGAAAGCTCGTCCTCTCGAGTGCTGCCTACGATCTGACCATCGTTTCCCAGAATCGCTTTGGCCTCGGCCCCAATCAGACATGGCGCATTCCTGCCTGCATCCACTCAG AACCAGGGCTTCTGAATATCAGTGCGGGAGCCAACGGGACCACCATGCATTGGCCAGCCCGGGCCCAGGGAATGAGGTACTGCATTGAGTGGCAGCTCCAGGGCCAGGAGGAGAACCTTGCCGCCTGCATCGTGACGGCACCCCAGGACGCAGACGCTGCTGGAATGG CAACTCACAGCTGGAGCCAAGAATCTGGAGCACTGGCACAGAAGGCATGTTACCACATCGCCATCTTTGCCTCTGCACACCCGGAGAAGCTAACCTCCTGGTCTACAGTCTTGTCCACCTACCATTTTGGAGGCAATG CCTCAGCGGCCGGAAGCCCACAGCACGTGTCGGTGAGGAAGCTCAGCCAGGATTCGGTGTCTGTGGACTGGACACCATCTCTGCTGAGCACCTGCCCTGGCGTCCTGAAGGAGTACGTTGTGTACTTCCAGGAGGAGGACAGCAACCAAGCGTCTG AGCTGCACGTGAAGCCCACAGAGACCCAGGTCACCCTCCAAGGCCTGCGGGCTGGCACAGCTTACAAGGTGCAGGTTCGCGCAGACACAGCCAAGTGGAGGGGCGCCTGGAGCCAGCCCCTGCATTTCACCATCG AAGTCCAGGTTTCTGAGTTGTCCGACTTGTCCATCTTCCTCGCATCTTTGGGGAGTTTCGTGAGcatccttctcctgggaatctttgGGTACCTCAGCTTGAACAG ggCTGTAAGGCACCTGTGCCCACCCTTGCCCACACCTGGTGCCAGCACTGCCATCAAGTTCTCTGGCAGCCAGGGGAAGCAG GTTTGGCAGTGGACCAGCCCAGCagacttcccagaggaggtgTCTCCACACGAGGCCCTGATGGTGAATATATCCTGGGAAAAAGGCGAGGGAGCTGACATGGGCACACTTGGGACTCTCAAGGAGAAGATGGAGCTGCCTCTGCGTGCCCCTAAGCCAGCCCCGGACACAGAGCTGCCCTTGAAGGACAGGAAGCAGATGCAAGGATGCCCTGAGGCTGGGGCTCTGAGGCCTGGCTGGCAGGACGGTCTGGTGGAGGACAGCCTTGCCCAGGTGGCTAGACCCCCACTGCTGCTCCTGGGGGGCCTGAGGCAGGCCCCCAGGTTTGGTTCCCAGGGAGAAGCAGGAACAGCTGCCTCCTCTTACAGAGAAGACTGA